In Sphingomonas sp. PAMC26645, one DNA window encodes the following:
- a CDS encoding deoxyguanosinetriphosphate triphosphohydrolase: MSYRAPWASDPARSQGRLHGEQNGSVRGPRDAFQRDRDRIIHSISFRRLRHKTQVFMAPDGDHFRVRLTHSLEVAQIGRTIARTLALNEDLTEALCLAHDIGHPPFGHAGEDALKAALTGQGGFDHNGHTLRTLMTIERPYPLWNGLNLTWETLEGLAKHNGPVRHPGWALATADAEFGLALTSFSSLEAQVAAIADDIAYDNHDIDDGLRAGLLTLDQMLAVPLVARGWDDVRRRFPDIDPKRLVGELVRTQIGTMVNDLIAETRQRIAASGVTSVDDVRDAGQCLVGFSPEMRDAERDLKRFMYANLYHHPRQLAAADAAHGIVSGLFAVYHDDPLTIPEEWRERLPTEDPDRSRHIADFIAGMTDRYAVSRYRDLVGPIDLPEGF, encoded by the coding sequence GTGAGCTACCGCGCGCCCTGGGCATCGGACCCGGCGCGCAGCCAAGGACGACTTCACGGGGAACAGAACGGGTCCGTTCGTGGGCCCCGCGATGCCTTCCAGCGCGATCGCGACCGGATCATCCACTCGATCAGCTTCCGTCGCCTGCGCCACAAGACGCAGGTGTTCATGGCGCCCGACGGCGATCATTTCCGTGTCCGCCTGACGCACAGCCTGGAGGTCGCGCAGATCGGCCGAACGATCGCGCGGACGCTGGCGCTGAACGAGGACCTGACCGAGGCGCTGTGTCTCGCGCACGATATCGGCCATCCGCCGTTCGGACATGCCGGCGAGGATGCGCTGAAGGCGGCGCTTACTGGCCAAGGTGGCTTCGATCACAACGGCCACACGCTGCGCACGTTGATGACGATCGAGCGGCCTTACCCGTTGTGGAATGGGCTGAACCTGACCTGGGAAACGCTCGAAGGGCTGGCCAAGCATAATGGACCGGTGCGGCATCCGGGCTGGGCGCTGGCGACGGCGGATGCCGAGTTCGGTCTCGCGCTCACTAGCTTCTCGTCGCTTGAGGCGCAGGTCGCGGCGATCGCCGACGATATCGCCTACGACAATCACGATATCGACGATGGCCTGCGCGCCGGGCTGCTGACGCTCGACCAGATGCTGGCCGTACCTCTGGTCGCTCGCGGCTGGGACGACGTGCGGCGGCGCTTTCCCGACATCGACCCGAAGCGCCTGGTCGGCGAACTCGTCCGCACGCAGATCGGGACGATGGTCAACGACCTGATCGCCGAGACGCGCCAGCGGATCGCGGCGAGCGGCGTCACCAGCGTCGACGACGTCCGCGATGCGGGCCAGTGCCTGGTCGGCTTCTCGCCCGAGATGCGCGACGCCGAGCGCGACCTGAAGCGCTTCATGTACGCCAACCTCTATCATCACCCGCGCCAGCTCGCGGCGGCGGATGCGGCGCACGGGATCGTCTCCGGTCTGTTCGCGGTCTACCATGACGATCCGCTGACGATCCCCGAGGAATGGCGTGAGCGGCTGCCGACCGAGGATCCCGACCGCAGCCGGCATATCGCGGATTTCATCGCGGGGATGACGGATCGGTATGCGGTATCGCGCTACCGCGACTTGGTCGGCCCGATCGACCTGCCCGAAGGGTTTTGA
- a CDS encoding DUF1800 domain-containing protein, translated as MSASSIALNRFGLGARPGDTIVGDPAKWVMAQCERFEPRPPVIASAPATAGISTGLVAYYAQEKAIRAQFGPRTAKAALGMNGKPAVAVPTMSGAMSPAPVSPGVAPSGMAQAPMAPGAIDPGATARQEARQVIGKQSRNDYGAAVAARTTAAFTGDAPFVERLVHFWANHFAVSTEKFEVMALAGPMEFEAIRPHVLGTFADMLNAVERHPAMLLYLDQAVSIGPDSPFAVRKTKRRTGLNENLAREIMELHTLGVRSGYSQADVTEFARAMTGWTVAGIGRGPGARVQDDSRAGSFLFLDDVHQPGDRTVMGKLYPAAGEAQAQAVLSDLAVHPATATHIATKLARHFAGDTPPPAMVARLKTAFLKSGGDLPTLYRALVASPEAWVTRPVKFKSPWEWYVSTQRALGTTTVQPGVTVGMMNQLGQPIWQPGQPIGYDDVAAAWAGPDAIMRRVEAAERFAARAGPVDARALAPTLFPASLSPTTAQGLSRAESPAQALALLLVAPESLRR; from the coding sequence GTGTCTGCTTCCAGTATCGCGCTCAATCGGTTCGGCCTCGGCGCAAGGCCGGGTGATACTATCGTCGGCGATCCGGCGAAGTGGGTGATGGCGCAGTGCGAACGGTTCGAGCCGCGGCCGCCGGTCATCGCGAGCGCGCCGGCCACGGCGGGCATTTCGACAGGTCTCGTCGCCTATTACGCACAGGAGAAGGCGATCAGGGCGCAATTCGGTCCGCGCACGGCGAAAGCCGCGCTCGGCATGAACGGGAAACCCGCGGTTGCCGTGCCAACGATGTCCGGCGCGATGAGCCCCGCACCCGTGTCGCCGGGCGTTGCACCCTCCGGCATGGCTCAGGCCCCCATGGCGCCGGGGGCGATCGATCCAGGCGCAACCGCACGACAGGAAGCGCGACAAGTCATCGGCAAGCAGAGTCGCAACGATTACGGCGCGGCGGTCGCGGCGCGAACGACGGCGGCGTTCACCGGCGACGCGCCGTTCGTCGAGCGGCTCGTGCATTTCTGGGCGAACCATTTCGCGGTTTCGACCGAGAAGTTCGAGGTGATGGCGCTTGCCGGGCCGATGGAGTTCGAGGCGATCCGCCCGCATGTGCTCGGCACGTTCGCCGACATGCTGAACGCGGTCGAGCGGCATCCGGCGATGCTGCTGTATCTCGATCAGGCGGTGTCGATCGGTCCGGACAGTCCGTTCGCCGTTCGGAAGACCAAGCGGCGCACCGGGCTGAACGAGAACCTCGCGCGCGAGATCATGGAGTTGCACACGCTCGGCGTCCGTAGTGGCTACAGCCAGGCCGACGTCACCGAATTCGCGCGTGCGATGACCGGCTGGACGGTCGCGGGCATCGGTCGTGGCCCCGGCGCGCGCGTGCAGGACGATTCGCGCGCGGGCAGCTTCCTGTTTCTCGACGACGTTCACCAGCCTGGCGATCGGACCGTGATGGGCAAGCTCTATCCCGCGGCGGGGGAGGCGCAGGCACAGGCGGTTCTCTCCGACCTTGCCGTCCACCCTGCGACCGCGACGCACATCGCAACCAAGCTCGCGCGGCACTTTGCCGGCGATACGCCACCGCCGGCGATGGTGGCGCGGCTGAAGACGGCCTTCCTGAAATCGGGCGGCGACCTGCCGACGCTCTATCGCGCGCTGGTTGCGTCGCCCGAGGCGTGGGTGACCCGGCCGGTGAAGTTCAAGTCGCCATGGGAATGGTATGTCTCTACCCAGCGCGCACTCGGCACGACGACGGTCCAGCCCGGGGTGACGGTGGGGATGATGAACCAGCTTGGCCAGCCGATCTGGCAGCCGGGGCAGCCGATCGGGTATGACGACGTCGCCGCGGCCTGGGCCGGACCCGACGCGATCATGCGACGTGTCGAGGCGGCGGAGCGGTTCGCTGCACGCGCTGGGCCAGTCGATGCGCGGGCGTTGGCGCCGACCCTGTTCCCCGCATCGCTTAGCCCCACCACCGCGCAGGGGCTGTCACGCGCGGAGAGCCCGGCACAGGCGCTCGCGCTGCTGCTCGTCGCCCCCGAATCGCTGCGGAGATAG
- a CDS encoding DUF1501 domain-containing protein: MLDRRSFISTGTLGVLASAFAPRIAFARAATDKRFVFIIQRGAADGLGTIGAVGDPAFASARGDLAADFATGAKLDGMFTLHPAMTASAGLYKQGQALFAHAIASPYRDRSHFDGQNVLETGGASAYQVRDGWLNRLLGVLPADEARAIAVAATVPMALRGRREVASYAPSSLPDASDDLLQRVAMLYDGDQQLHSLWSEAMATRQLTSDLAQDGGRNAAATGALAARLLKPDTGARIAMIETGGWDTHTGQRGRLTAQLKGLDAMVAALQAGLGPLWADTMVLVATEFGRTVAVNGTGGTDHGTGTSAMLFGGAVKGGRVVSDWPGLAPAALYEARDLKPTMQLDAFIGGAVSSHFGVEPARAMAALFPASAKTAAIEGLVRV; this comes from the coding sequence ATGCTCGACCGTCGTTCCTTTATCTCGACCGGTACGCTCGGCGTGCTGGCATCCGCCTTCGCGCCGCGCATCGCCTTCGCGCGGGCGGCGACCGACAAGCGCTTCGTGTTCATCATCCAGCGTGGGGCGGCCGATGGTCTCGGCACGATCGGCGCGGTCGGCGATCCGGCGTTTGCGAGCGCACGGGGCGATCTCGCGGCCGACTTCGCAACGGGTGCGAAGCTCGACGGCATGTTCACGCTGCACCCGGCGATGACCGCGAGTGCCGGGCTCTATAAACAGGGACAGGCGTTGTTCGCGCACGCGATCGCCTCGCCCTACCGCGATCGCTCGCATTTCGACGGCCAGAACGTGCTCGAGACGGGGGGCGCGAGTGCGTACCAGGTCCGCGACGGCTGGCTGAACCGGCTGCTCGGCGTGCTGCCGGCGGACGAGGCGCGCGCTATCGCGGTCGCGGCGACCGTGCCGATGGCGCTGCGGGGGCGGCGCGAGGTGGCGTCCTATGCGCCGTCGAGCCTGCCCGACGCGTCCGACGACCTGCTGCAACGCGTCGCAATGCTCTACGACGGCGACCAGCAACTCCACAGCCTTTGGAGCGAGGCGATGGCGACGCGGCAACTCACCAGCGATCTCGCGCAGGACGGCGGGCGCAATGCGGCTGCGACCGGCGCGCTCGCCGCGCGGCTGCTCAAGCCCGACACCGGCGCACGGATCGCGATGATCGAGACCGGCGGCTGGGATACGCACACCGGCCAACGCGGCCGACTGACCGCGCAGTTGAAGGGCCTCGATGCGATGGTCGCGGCGCTACAGGCGGGGCTGGGGCCGTTATGGGCGGACACGATGGTGCTGGTCGCGACCGAGTTCGGACGGACGGTAGCGGTGAACGGCACCGGCGGCACCGATCACGGCACCGGCACCTCTGCGATGCTTTTCGGCGGCGCCGTGAAGGGGGGCAGGGTGGTGTCCGACTGGCCCGGCCTCGCCCCCGCCGCTCTGTACGAGGCGCGCGATCTGAAGCCGACGATGCAGCTCGACGCGTTCATCGGCGGCGCGGTCTCATCGCATTTCGGCGTCGAGCCTGCCCGCGCGATGGCCGCGCTGTTTCCGGCGAGCGCGAAGACGGCGGCGATCGAGGGACTGGTTCGGGTTTGA
- the argS gene encoding arginine--tRNA ligase has product MTLYTRFAAHIDAALDTLTAAGMLPAGLDRKNVTVEPPRDTSHGDLATNAAMVLAKPAKTNPRVLADALVVELSKLEDVASANVAGPGFINMKLTDDAWRAELAAIPEAGADYGRSKQGDGITVNIEYVSANPTGPMHMGHCRGAVVGDALASLLEFAGHKVIREYYVNDAGGQVDVLARSVHLRYREALGETVEIPEGLYPGDYLVPVGQSLAKEFGDRYVGAPESEWLVVFRTQAVAAMMVMIRADLALLGIEHEVFASEAELQAARKPEAAEAELRARDLVYDGVLEAPKGETPDDWEPVELPLFRSSQFGDDQDRPIKKSNGSWTYFGADLAYHFQKSQSADQLIDIWGADHGGTVKRIIAAVAALTGGKTRFDVKLVQMVRLLRNGEPVKMSKRSGNFVTLADVVREVGKDVVRFTMLTRRSDAQMDFDFAKVVEASKDNPVFYVQYAHARIASLHRRAAEAGITPISADLSRLDTDELALVQLAAQFPRLVEIASTAREPHRIAFYLYDLAAAFHALWNVGNDRPDRRFLVIEDPQATAARLFLASAIGQIIHNGLAIMGVEAVSEMK; this is encoded by the coding sequence ATGACGCTCTACACCCGTTTCGCCGCGCATATCGATGCGGCGCTCGACACGCTGACCGCGGCGGGGATGCTGCCGGCCGGTCTCGATCGCAAGAACGTCACGGTCGAGCCACCGCGCGACACCAGCCACGGCGATCTGGCGACCAACGCGGCGATGGTCCTCGCCAAGCCCGCCAAGACCAATCCGCGCGTCCTTGCCGATGCGCTGGTCGTCGAACTGTCAAAACTCGAGGACGTCGCCTCGGCAAACGTCGCGGGCCCCGGCTTCATCAACATGAAGCTGACCGACGACGCATGGCGCGCCGAGCTCGCCGCGATTCCTGAGGCCGGCGCGGACTATGGCCGCTCGAAGCAGGGCGACGGGATCACGGTCAACATCGAGTATGTCTCGGCCAACCCGACCGGCCCGATGCACATGGGCCATTGCCGCGGCGCGGTGGTCGGCGATGCGCTCGCCAGCCTGCTCGAATTCGCCGGCCACAAGGTGATCCGCGAATATTACGTCAACGATGCCGGCGGGCAGGTCGACGTGCTCGCGCGCTCGGTCCACCTCCGCTACCGCGAGGCGCTCGGCGAGACCGTCGAGATCCCCGAGGGGCTGTATCCCGGCGACTACCTCGTCCCCGTCGGCCAGTCGCTCGCGAAGGAGTTCGGCGACCGCTACGTAGGCGCGCCCGAGAGCGAATGGCTGGTCGTCTTCCGCACGCAGGCGGTCGCCGCGATGATGGTGATGATCCGCGCCGATCTCGCGCTGCTCGGGATCGAGCACGAGGTGTTCGCGTCCGAAGCCGAACTTCAGGCCGCCAGGAAGCCCGAAGCGGCCGAGGCGGAACTGCGCGCGCGCGATCTCGTCTATGACGGCGTGCTCGAAGCGCCGAAGGGCGAGACGCCTGACGATTGGGAGCCGGTCGAGCTACCGCTGTTCCGCTCGTCGCAGTTCGGCGACGACCAGGATCGCCCGATCAAGAAGTCGAACGGGTCCTGGACCTATTTCGGTGCCGATCTCGCCTATCATTTCCAAAAGAGCCAGAGTGCCGATCAGCTGATCGACATCTGGGGCGCGGATCATGGCGGCACGGTCAAGCGGATCATAGCAGCGGTTGCGGCGCTGACCGGCGGCAAGACGCGGTTCGACGTCAAGCTCGTCCAGATGGTCCGGCTCTTGCGCAACGGCGAGCCGGTCAAGATGTCGAAGCGGTCGGGCAATTTCGTCACGCTGGCCGATGTCGTGCGCGAGGTCGGCAAGGACGTCGTCCGCTTCACGATGTTGACGCGACGGTCCGATGCACAGATGGATTTCGACTTCGCCAAGGTGGTCGAGGCGTCGAAGGACAACCCGGTTTTCTACGTCCAGTACGCGCATGCTCGTATCGCATCGCTGCATCGGCGCGCGGCCGAGGCGGGAATTACGCCTATTTCCGCGGATTTGTCCCGGCTTGATACGGACGAACTGGCGCTCGTGCAGCTTGCCGCGCAGTTCCCGCGGCTCGTCGAGATCGCCTCGACGGCGCGCGAACCGCATAGAATTGCGTTCTATCTCTATGACTTGGCGGCTGCGTTTCATGCGCTGTGGAATGTCGGGAACGACCGTCCCGATCGTCGTTTCCTCGTGATCGAGGATCCACAGGCGACCGCGGCGCGGCTATTCCTGGCGTCCGCTATAGGGCAGATTATTCATAACGGCCTCGCCATCATGGGTGTCGAAGCGGTTTCGGAGATGAAGTGA
- a CDS encoding SPOR domain-containing protein — MAEDMDLREEDRLPWLETVEPDEQETVGIGRVIALVVLGLAVLAAIIFGIYKLQQRAPTGDGQMIAAQEGDYKVKPDDAGGLKVKGEGDSAIATSAGKSGNGAIDLRGVPEAPVAGKRAVAAKPDDAAGRNAVAQVPASGGRLVAAAPLAPSKPNGAGTATGGSLVQLGAYPSEAVANAAWANFSKRFAYVGALGKSVQPVAAGGRTLYRLRVNAGSANQAADICGRLRVAGETCFVAS; from the coding sequence ATGGCCGAAGATATGGATCTGCGCGAGGAAGACCGGCTCCCCTGGCTCGAAACCGTCGAGCCGGACGAGCAGGAAACCGTCGGCATCGGCCGCGTCATCGCGCTCGTCGTGCTCGGCCTGGCCGTGCTCGCCGCGATCATCTTCGGCATCTACAAGCTGCAACAGCGCGCCCCGACGGGCGACGGCCAGATGATCGCCGCACAGGAAGGCGACTACAAGGTCAAGCCCGACGACGCCGGCGGCCTGAAGGTCAAGGGCGAGGGCGACTCGGCGATCGCGACCAGCGCGGGCAAATCGGGCAACGGCGCGATCGACCTGCGCGGCGTGCCGGAAGCACCGGTCGCGGGTAAGCGTGCGGTTGCGGCCAAGCCCGATGACGCCGCGGGGCGCAATGCGGTCGCGCAGGTTCCGGCCTCGGGTGGTCGACTGGTCGCTGCGGCACCCTTGGCACCATCGAAGCCCAATGGTGCCGGCACGGCTACCGGCGGGTCGCTGGTCCAGCTTGGTGCCTATCCCAGCGAGGCCGTCGCCAACGCCGCCTGGGCGAACTTCTCGAAGCGATTCGCGTATGTCGGCGCGCTAGGCAAGTCGGTCCAGCCAGTCGCAGCCGGTGGCCGTACCCTGTATCGCCTACGCGTGAACGCGGGCAGCGCAAACCAGGCGGCGGATATCTGTGGCCGGTTGCGCGTCGCCGGCGAGACATGCTTCGTCGCAAGCTGA
- the glpD gene encoding glycerol-3-phosphate dehydrogenase, whose protein sequence is MTQSYDILIVGGGINGAAIAREAALNGLSVLLVEKGDLAGATSSASTKLIHGGLRYLEYYDFKLVAEALRERERLVKAAPHIIRPMRFVLPQENAVRPWWMVRLGLYLYDWLGGRMTLKRSRGLRRSDNAYTAPLKNGARGFVYSDAFVDDSRLTVLNAMDAYANGAEIAVRTELVTARRDGALWRGTLSDGRDVTARALVNAAGPWVAELLGRLGINASAGVRLVKGSHIVVPRLYEGAHAYILQLADRRIVFAIPYQGQTEIGTTDIPVDRPEDAVIDAGEIAYLCDAANQHFTRQIAPADVTSTWSGVRPLYDDGASEAKAVTRDYVLELDTLGDTGAAPLLSVFGGKITTARHLAEEALEKVAPALGTTVRHMTRDRAFPGGAIPPFATYLAQVRARWPFLGDARSERMAHAYGVLLDDMLASVTDAAGLGLELGGGLTEIEARWMHDREWARIPEDALMRRSKIGLTLNRAETDAFWTWWTTAFPS, encoded by the coding sequence ATGACGCAAAGTTACGACATCCTCATCGTCGGCGGCGGCATCAACGGCGCCGCGATCGCCCGCGAGGCGGCACTGAACGGCTTGTCGGTCCTGCTCGTCGAGAAGGGCGACCTCGCCGGCGCGACCTCGTCGGCCTCGACCAAGCTGATCCATGGCGGACTGCGCTATCTCGAATATTACGACTTCAAGCTGGTCGCCGAAGCACTGCGCGAACGCGAACGCTTGGTGAAGGCCGCGCCGCACATCATCCGCCCGATGCGGTTCGTCCTGCCGCAAGAGAATGCGGTGCGGCCCTGGTGGATGGTCCGGCTCGGGCTGTACCTGTACGACTGGCTTGGCGGCCGCATGACGCTGAAACGATCGCGCGGCCTGCGCAGGAGCGACAACGCGTACACCGCGCCACTGAAGAACGGCGCGCGCGGCTTCGTCTATTCCGACGCGTTCGTCGATGACTCCCGCCTTACCGTGCTGAATGCGATGGACGCGTACGCCAACGGCGCGGAGATCGCAGTCCGCACCGAACTCGTCACCGCTCGCCGTGACGGCGCACTATGGCGCGGGACGCTGTCGGATGGCCGTGACGTCACCGCGCGCGCGCTCGTCAACGCCGCCGGCCCGTGGGTCGCCGAATTGCTGGGCCGGCTTGGCATCAATGCCAGCGCCGGCGTCCGGCTGGTCAAGGGCAGTCACATCGTCGTGCCCCGACTGTACGAGGGCGCCCACGCGTATATCCTGCAGCTTGCCGACCGCCGCATCGTCTTCGCGATTCCGTATCAGGGCCAGACCGAGATCGGCACAACCGACATTCCCGTCGACCGGCCCGAAGACGCGGTGATCGACGCGGGCGAGATCGCGTATCTCTGCGATGCCGCGAACCAGCATTTCACGCGTCAGATCGCGCCAGCCGACGTTACCTCGACCTGGTCCGGTGTGCGCCCGCTCTACGACGACGGCGCCAGCGAGGCCAAGGCGGTGACGCGCGACTATGTCCTCGAACTCGACACGCTCGGCGATACGGGCGCGGCGCCTCTACTGTCTGTGTTCGGGGGGAAGATCACGACGGCCCGCCATCTCGCCGAGGAAGCGCTAGAAAAGGTCGCCCCCGCGCTGGGTACGACCGTCCGCCATATGACTCGCGACCGTGCTTTCCCGGGCGGCGCCATCCCACCTTTCGCGACCTATCTCGCGCAGGTCCGCGCGCGATGGCCGTTTCTCGGGGATGCCCGAAGCGAACGGATGGCGCACGCTTACGGGGTGCTGCTCGATGACATGCTCGCGAGCGTCACCGACGCAGCAGGGCTGGGCCTGGAACTTGGCGGCGGCCTGACCGAGATCGAAGCACGCTGGATGCACGATCGCGAATGGGCGAGGATACCCGAAGATGCATTGATGCGTCGCAGCAAGATCGGACTGACCTTGAACCGCGCGGAGACGGACGCATTCTGGACATGGTGGACCACGGCATTCCCCTCGTAA
- a CDS encoding RNB domain-containing ribonuclease: MYKPKAGLPTREQILDFIATSDVPAGKREIAKGFGLSAQDKIGLKALLKDMADEGLIDSAPGRAFHKMGGIPKVTVLRIADVDDGGNVWAVPERWEADGVPPPRLRVRERKRGALGVGERILARTEEAGNGWIAHPMKVLAPASEQVLGVLREEAGRLWLTGVDKRERREFAVADAGGAAPGDLVLAELAGKPPKIAARVVQKLGDPFAARSFSLIAIHKLGIPDVFSQEALDEAERVSKLPLGEGREDLRDLPIVAIDPEDARDHDDAVWAEADDDPSNAGGWKAIVAIADVSFYVRPKSEVDREARRRGNSVYFPDRVVPMLPEILSAEVCSLKEGADRAALACHLRIGKDGSLKSWRFTRAVVRIAANLAYEEAQAIIDASSPPALREGSGEGGAALDPVVSQPAPPPTPPEDGRGDMLSVLQPLWACWHALAKARDARAPLDLDLPERRVVLDEQGRIMSVSPRERLDAHRLIEDYMIAANVAAAKALEAKKAPVMYRIHEPPSREKLAALKEYLETFEVPFALGQVVRPATFNHIIERIGDADFRPQVMEQILRTQTQAYYAPGNHGHFGLSLGSYAHFTSPIRRYADLLVHRSLVSAYGLGEGGLPADDAANMESVGEIISRLERRAMEAERDTTDRYVAAFLSERVGQVMDVRITGVTNFGFFATVEGIGGDGLMPVRDLGGEYFRFDEGARTLTGEHSGDVFAQGQTLELRLAEANPVSGALRFEMPEGKGAAQPPRGGRKPVREIKRRGRPTNIRHQGKRR; this comes from the coding sequence ATGTACAAACCAAAAGCCGGTCTTCCCACGCGCGAGCAGATCCTCGACTTCATCGCCACTTCCGACGTGCCTGCGGGCAAACGCGAGATCGCCAAGGGGTTCGGGCTCAGCGCGCAAGACAAGATCGGGCTGAAAGCCCTGTTGAAGGACATGGCCGACGAGGGGCTGATCGACAGCGCGCCGGGTCGCGCGTTCCACAAGATGGGCGGCATTCCGAAGGTGACGGTGCTGCGGATCGCGGACGTCGACGACGGCGGCAACGTCTGGGCGGTGCCCGAGCGCTGGGAGGCGGACGGTGTGCCACCGCCGCGGTTGCGCGTGCGCGAGCGGAAGCGCGGTGCACTCGGCGTCGGCGAGCGAATCCTCGCGCGAACCGAGGAGGCTGGGAACGGCTGGATCGCGCATCCGATGAAGGTGCTTGCGCCGGCATCCGAGCAGGTGCTCGGCGTGTTGCGCGAAGAGGCCGGGCGACTTTGGCTGACGGGTGTCGACAAGCGCGAGCGGCGTGAGTTCGCCGTGGCGGATGCGGGCGGCGCGGCGCCGGGCGATCTCGTGCTGGCGGAATTGGCGGGCAAGCCGCCCAAGATCGCCGCCCGTGTCGTGCAGAAGCTCGGCGATCCGTTCGCAGCACGGAGTTTCTCACTGATCGCAATCCACAAGCTCGGCATTCCCGACGTTTTCTCGCAAGAGGCGCTCGACGAAGCGGAGCGGGTCTCGAAGCTGCCGTTGGGCGAGGGACGTGAAGATCTGCGCGACCTGCCGATCGTCGCAATCGACCCAGAAGATGCGCGCGATCACGACGACGCGGTCTGGGCGGAGGCGGATGACGATCCCTCGAACGCCGGCGGGTGGAAGGCGATCGTCGCAATCGCGGACGTCAGCTTCTACGTGCGACCGAAATCCGAGGTCGATCGCGAGGCTCGGCGGCGCGGGAACTCGGTGTATTTTCCCGACCGCGTCGTGCCGATGCTGCCCGAGATCCTGTCGGCGGAAGTGTGTTCGCTGAAGGAAGGCGCGGATCGCGCGGCACTTGCGTGCCATCTGCGGATCGGCAAGGACGGCTCGCTCAAGTCGTGGCGCTTCACGCGCGCGGTGGTGCGGATCGCCGCGAACCTTGCGTATGAGGAGGCGCAGGCGATCATCGACGCCTCCTCCCCTCCCGCCTTGCGGGAGGGGTCGGGGGAGGGCGGTGCCGCGCTCGACCCGGTTGTGAGTCAGCCAGCCCCTCCCCCAACCCCTCCCGAAGACGGAAGAGGAGACATGCTAAGCGTGCTACAGCCGCTTTGGGCCTGCTGGCACGCGCTTGCGAAGGCGCGCGACGCACGCGCACCGCTCGATCTGGACCTCCCCGAACGGCGTGTGGTGCTTGACGAGCAGGGGCGGATCATGTCCGTTTCCCCGCGTGAGCGCCTCGACGCGCACCGGCTGATCGAGGATTACATGATCGCCGCCAACGTCGCCGCCGCCAAGGCACTGGAGGCGAAAAAGGCGCCGGTCATGTACCGCATCCACGAGCCGCCGAGCCGCGAGAAACTGGCGGCGCTCAAGGAATATCTCGAGACGTTCGAAGTGCCGTTCGCGCTCGGGCAGGTCGTGCGGCCGGCCACGTTCAACCATATCATCGAGCGGATCGGCGATGCGGATTTCCGTCCGCAGGTGATGGAGCAGATCCTTCGCACCCAGACCCAGGCCTATTATGCGCCCGGCAATCACGGGCATTTCGGGCTCAGTCTCGGCAGCTACGCGCATTTCACCTCGCCGATCCGGCGTTATGCCGACCTGCTCGTCCACCGTTCGCTGGTCTCGGCGTACGGCCTTGGCGAAGGCGGGCTGCCGGCCGACGACGCAGCCAACATGGAGTCGGTCGGCGAGATCATCAGCCGGCTCGAACGTCGCGCGATGGAGGCCGAGCGTGACACCACCGACCGCTACGTCGCGGCATTCCTGTCGGAACGCGTGGGCCAAGTGATGGACGTGCGGATCACCGGCGTGACCAATTTCGGCTTCTTCGCGACGGTCGAGGGGATCGGTGGCGACGGGCTGATGCCGGTGCGCGATCTGGGCGGCGAGTATTTCCGCTTCGACGAAGGCGCGCGGACGCTGACCGGCGAGCATAGTGGCGACGTTTTCGCGCAAGGGCAGACGCTGGAACTGCGGCTGGCAGAGGCGAACCCGGTGTCGGGTGCACTGAGGTTCGAGATGCCCGAGGGGAAGGGTGCGGCCCAGCCTCCGCGTGGCGGACGCAAGCCGGTGCGCGAGATCAAGCGGCGTGGTCGCCCAACGAACATCCGCCATCAGGGCAAGCGGCGTTAG